One genomic region from Microcystis panniformis FACHB-1757 encodes:
- a CDS encoding D-sedoheptulose-7-phosphate isomerase, with translation MQMVEKSNKKLDSFQSDPSLSILIKTELEEAYNLKKNLLTETKYLEKIQEICQVCIHAYRNNHKVLVAGNGGSAADAIHFGGELHGRFLKERQSLPVRVLNSDIASLTAIANDYGYEYIFSRQIEAEGNPGDVFIGISTSGNSANIHQALKVCQVKGLTSIGLTGAKGLALEEKTDYCLMIPSTSTPRIQEGHGFVLHTICLAIEEALFPN, from the coding sequence ATGCAAATGGTGGAAAAATCAAACAAAAAATTAGATAGTTTCCAGAGTGATCCGTCTCTGTCAATTTTAATCAAGACTGAATTGGAAGAAGCTTATAACCTGAAGAAAAACCTACTAACTGAAACAAAATATCTAGAAAAAATCCAAGAGATTTGCCAAGTATGTATCCATGCTTATCGCAACAACCACAAAGTATTAGTCGCCGGTAATGGAGGCAGTGCCGCCGATGCTATCCATTTTGGCGGTGAGCTACACGGCCGATTTCTGAAAGAAAGACAGTCTTTACCAGTTCGCGTCCTCAATAGCGATATCGCCAGTTTAACAGCGATTGCTAACGATTATGGTTACGAATATATTTTTAGCCGCCAGATAGAAGCGGAAGGAAACCCTGGTGATGTGTTTATCGGTATTTCCACTTCGGGAAATTCCGCTAATATCCATCAAGCTCTCAAAGTTTGTCAAGTAAAAGGTCTCACTAGCATCGGTTTAACTGGGGCGAAGGGATTAGCTCTAGAGGAAAAAACCGATTATTGTTTGATGATTCCTAGCACCAGTACCCCGCGCATTCAAGAAGGTCATGGTTTTGTTCTTCATACTATTTGTTTAGCGATCGAAGAAGCGCTCTTTCCTAACTAA